DNA sequence from the Lynx canadensis isolate LIC74 chromosome B2, mLynCan4.pri.v2, whole genome shotgun sequence genome:
tgttcatgagaaataatagtatgtagttttctattcttttgtgaTATCTTTGTCTGCCTTTGGCATAAGGTAATGCTAGCCTGAGTTGGGAAATAGTTCTCCTGTTTTCTGTCatgacataaacaaaaataatcctgaaattgCACAATATGCACTGTATACATGGTATATCTATAATCTAGTGCAGTTTAACTTAATCTCTCTTCTAGTCAATAGTATCTTAACTGGGTTTTTGCTCCCACTCTTATTCTCTTACAGTCTGTACCTCATCATCTCACTCTCTTCTTCAGTACACTCTCATGGCTTGCTATCTCGCTTACAACAATATCCTAATTCTTTATGTGCCCTAGGGCATACCATGGGACTAAATTTCTGCCCAATTCTCTGACCTGCTTTCAAAATGATCTTTATCTTGCTCATTCCACTTCAGTCATTCTAGTCTTCTTGCCTTTCCTCAAATATGCTAACTGTATTCCTACCTTAACAACTTTATACTcactattctgtttttgtttcgaTCAAATTATCTTATCCATTGTTCTCTCACTTCTGTTATGATTCTAATCCATCCTTAGAAAGGATGTACCTGACTCTCCTATTAACATTTTTCTAGTCTGTCCTCTTTATTCTCTATTGTGTTGCCCATTTAGTTCATAGCACTTACCACCTCCAATATCTTaagtatttatttgcaaataatttccttcctctttcctgtaTGAAAGTCTGAACTCCATGAAGTTTGGAACTTGGTCTCTCTTGTTAATCACCCTATTTCAAAGTACCTAAGTAAATACCAGAgacatttttcaataaatattattgaatagAGGAATGAATTATTATACATTGCAATGATTATtgtaaaagaaatacaaggagctatgagagaaaatgggggagTTCTTCACATTAAATACTCAAAGGAATCTCTTGGGTAAGGTGGCATTTAATGTGAAGGAGTTATTCTAGCAAATACTAGAAGGATGACTCTTTCAGACAGAGCTATAGCAAATAAAATGCCCTTAGGTATGGAAAATCTTGCGGAGCTTGAAAGAATTTGATAAGATCATTGTACTTAGAGcataagaaataaaggaagaggaaTGAAGTGAGGTTAAAAGGGAAAGTATAAAAAAACATTCAACTTCTTGCAGATCAGTTTAAGAGTGTTATCCTAAGTACTTAAGAAGTCAATGGAAAGATTTTGAAAGTAGACTAACAAACTTTCACTTTAGATATTAAGGAATGTGCTGCAAATATagcattcaaggggcgcctgagtggctcagtcagttgagcatcagactttggctcaggtcatgatctcattgttcttgAGTTCGATccctgagttgggctttgtgctaacagctcagagcctgcagcctgctttggattctgtgtcttcctctctccctacctctttcctgctcattctctatttctctctcaaaataagtaagtgttaaaaaaatttaaatgacattcaGGAACTGCATTGATCTTGAACCTCTCCCTATTTTCTGTTTACCCCATGACTATTCCTGTCCTTGAAATAGTGAATCTTGACACTGGATAAGGATATGAGTCTAATTGACAGTCCAATCATTGGTATTATCTGGAAGgtccatgaaaaaaataaaatcaaacatttagCAATGGAGTAGAGACACTGGGGGAGGGTTGCTGAGAAAGAATAACCGGATATCAAGAGGAGAATTTTCCAAGCATTATGGAGCcaagaaaagtgtttttttttttaatgcactttttattttggagtatttttagatttatagacATTTTGCTAAGATAGTGGAGAGAATTCCTATATACTCTTCACCCAGTTTCAGTTTCCCCTCATGTTATCATCTTGTATGACGGTAGTACATTTGTCAAGAATAAGAAAGAGACATTACTATCAAAAACAATTCAGACCCTATTCAGATTTCACCACTTTTTCCGTTAATGACCTTTTTGTGTTCCAGAATCTGATCTGAGAGACCACGTTCCATTTAGTTCTCATGTTTTCTTAGTCTCCTCTTGTCTGTAATGGTTTCTCAGAATTTCCTTATCGCTCATAATTTTACATGAGCAACATATAATATAATCATAGATTATGTAACTTTTTAATCCTTTGATGACGANNNNNNNNNNNNNatttggactctttccatgcttcggctgttgttgatagtgctgctgtaaacatgggggtgcatgtgtcccttcaaaacgcacacctgtatcccttggataaatacctagtagtgcaattgctgggtcgtagggtagttctatttttagtttttttgaggacccccatactgttttccagagtggctgcaccagcttgctttCCCAGCAATTCTTAAAGTAAGTCAGAGAGACTGCTCAACAGATCTAAAAGCTTCCATCCCAGAGCTGTGCAAGGAAACTGCATTTTACTCTTTAAACTTTTACTCAGAACCTTATGGACTCTTAACATCTAGCTCTCAGCAAACCCACACTTCAGATCTGCTACCCAACAAGCAGATTGTAAGCTTCACACTCAAAAGAGGGGAATAAAAGAGttcatcagagaaagaaataataacaggagaaatgggaagttacatttggcaaataaatgtaagaaaataagatAGATGGAATTGTTACTTGTATAGCAAATATATCTTTATTCATGTTGATGCTCTTAAGCCTCATAAGAAGATTAAAATTTATGTTCAGTATTCTCTAAGAAACCAGAGATAAAGAAAGGTatattcttatttacttttaaaggttTAGTTCTTAAAGAAATAGACTTTATGTAAATTAACTCAGATAAGTGATTTCTTCTGCTAATGCTATATATATCTTGTGGGAGGTGGATGGTGGGTAGGTCCCTAAATTGGCATAAGTTTAATGTGCATAAACAAAGtgcaatttttacttttcttacatcagtctttcccatttcttttgccCTCAAGACCACTTAAACTACAGTTTTTCTTGGTGTACCTCTTGAGATCCTATATCTGGTAGTGTTCCTAAGAATggcactgctttaaaaaaagttccaaaGAGTTATGTTTAGGATAAATGGTCTTTTTCCTTTAACCTTGCAGAGAACCTTCTGAGGCTCCAATCACTTTTGATGcagattcttttcttaattattttgacAAGATTTTAGGTAAGTTACAGTAcgatgtttattttcattttgaaactacAAGGCTGTGGCTAGAGCACTGGAGCATTGGAAGTCaaagtatttgctttttcttcatgattttaagTTGCTTTCAACCATGAACTTCTGCCCAGTTGAATGATTTTGCAGAGAATGCTTAGCTCAGTGCCAGACATAGTTGCTGCTCGTTCATtatttgaatgagtgaatgctaTGTGGCCAGATATGGTTTCCATGTTAATACTGTTTATTCTCTTTTAGACTTACTGTACTTAacactaataataaaaagacaaatagcccaaatttaaaaatcaacaaaggatttaaatagGCAGTGCCTTGAAGAAGAAATATagacaaatatttgaaaagacttAACTGTTTCTAGTAAGTGAATACACAATACAAAATAAGAACTTATTTTTTTGCCGATCATACTGGCAAAGATTTTAAAGACTGGCAATACCCAGTTTTCTCAAGAGCTGAAGAAATGGGCACTGTCAAACCGTGAGCGTGGAACTGTAAGTTGTCTTTCTCACGGTGGTTTGGTATCCTAGAAAATTTATAACCTTTGACTTAGTAATTTATTGCCAGGAATTTTCACTATGAAAAAGACATAATGTGCTAAGATGGTGATTGCAACATTGTTAATAGCAAAAAATTAGAAtatcccaaatgtccatggagaaggaaatggttaaaaaaattgtAGTACGTTTGTGTTATGAAacattgtgcatttaaaaaaatttttttttaacatttatttatttttgagacagagagagacagagcatgaacggggagggtcagagagagagagacacagaacccaaaacaggctccaggctctgagctgtcagcacagagcctgacgtggggcttgaacctacgaaccgcaagatcacgacctgagccagtcggacgcttaaccgactgagccacccaggtgccccaaacattgtGCATTCTTAAGAAAGAATAAGGTCCATCTATGTTTTCACAAAGAAGGACTTCCAAGACATATAAATAAGTGGAAAAGCAAACCATAGttcaatatgtatgtatgtgaaaaaaaaaaaaagaaccttatgtttatatacatatgtgtaggACTACATAAAGGCCTGGATGCCCAGCAAACTGTTAAAAGATGTTTAACTCTGGGAAGAGAGTGAGCTGTGAGACAATACTCTGTATGGCTTGAATATTTGTATCAAATATATtcatgtagtttttaaatttttaaaaaaattttagtaattgaattctcatttaaaaaaaaattttttttttttcagttcagccTATGTacttttctgaaaatatctgcCAGCAGTACCATTTTCTGGAAGGGGTTTTTATGAAGTTAATTTGTGTATATTGGTCCTTTTATGAAGATAATATTTAACTCTTTTGAAAGGTATAACTACTCAAGAAGAAATTACCATGTGGCTCTTtctgtgttggggtctgtgtaGGGCCAAGACCTCATGAATCAGATTCTGATGATCTGGATGATGAAGACTTTGAATGTTTAGACAGTGATGATGACTTGGATCTTAAAACACAGGGGACTGGGGAAGAAGCATCTTTAAAAGGAACTCTTAATGATCTCAAGTCATACATGGCCCAGATGGACCAGGAATTGGCAAATACCAGCATTGGCAAAAGTTTCACCACCCAGAAGCAaatggtatgtgtgtgtttaacctTTTCCCGTGTCTGAGTATCTTAATATTATGAAGGAAAGCTAAAACTATATTTtatcttagtttctctttttctttcctttttttgatttGTGATCATTTTTTGgtgataaatttgatttttttatttgaaataaataagaatgtaagATAGCTAATGTTTCCCTAACTATTAGGATGAAAGATTATTAACTTTACTctcctaaatataatttattttattttgatgtattacatttattacttataaatgtattaaatttataaatgtattattaaaattaatttttaatttttattaaaaaatttttttctttaatgtttatttttgagaagagagagagatagcacgagtgggggaggagcagagagagagagggagacatggaatccaaaacaggctccaggctctgagctatcaacacagagcccaacacggggctcgaacttacaaactgtgagatcatgacctgagccgaagctgctcaaccgactgagccacccaggcgcccctttattttttaagtttttaaaaaaatttttgatgttggggcgcctgggtggctcagtcggttaagcagccgacttcagctcaggtcatgatcttgcggtccgtgagttcgagccccgtgtcaggctctgtgctgacagctcagagcttggagcctatttcagattctgtgtctccctctctctgaccctcccccgttcatgctctgtctctgtctcaaaaataaataaacgttaaaaaaataaattaaaaaaaaataaaaaatttttaatgtttatttatttttgagagagagagagagagagagcatgaacacaagttggggaggggcaaatagagggggacagaggaaccaaagcgggctccaggctgacagcagagatcctgatggggggctcaaactcacaaactgcgagatcatgacctgagtcaaagttggacgcttaaccaactgagccactgagatgccCCTTAAGTTTAATTATATTAGTTCTTCTGTTATCAGTATTTAAAAAGTCATGCGATGTGGTCAGATTATGCAGTTGCATTCTACTACTCGCAGCTTACActgactttaaaaaagagaaaggatcttaaatatctaaataattttcaagtcttaatactgtttgttttttttcttttttaatttagaacCAAATTAAGACTTCATCTTACACTCTTTTTTATCCTAGTTTTTATACCATCAGCGTCTAACCTATACCTCAAAGACATTATGAAGGAGAGTGGAACTTCTGGATTAGGGTTTGAAATCCAGTTGAGCCACCCACTGTGAATATATATCCATTAACCAATAATACCTATGTTGTAGGATTAACATGAGAACCAAATAAGACAACAGTAAAACCCACAATAAGGCCCTTAATGAATGTTACTCACCTTGCTTTCATCATCTAAACTACATTTAAACTAGAATCATTTCCATTATTGCCCAGACCTCATAAAAACCAAGAAACCGTATTGTTAGATTTATCTAAAGTAGTGTATCTTAGATTTTAGTATGTATATGAACCATCTAAAGATCTAAgcaaaatagaagtaaaatatagaaaataaacaaaattctggTTAAGTAAGGTCTGGGGTGAAGCCtgagattttacatttctaacaagcatcAAAGCAGTGCACGTGCTACTGACACTTGAACTGCACTTTGAATAGCAAAGATAGTCTATAGATCACACTACAGTCTTTCAAATCCTTTCCCCATTCTGTGAAACCACAGGCTCAGGTAATAACTCAGAATCTTTGTGGTTGAATTCCGCAGAACTTCAGGTTTTTACTTGAAGTTTtttcattgaggaaaaaaaaagaagtctagtttctttcatttagaaaaaaaaataggttcttttatatatataaaatgttcatttttatttcttttacaacTCTTAGGTAAGTTATAAATATGTCTCCTTAACCCTGGTTATCTCCCTTGGGCTATTTCAGAATGGGGAAGAAGTCCAATTTATAAAAACTTTTCCTAGAaagtttgttttaatctttagaaCCACATTCTATTGTGTGTGTTAAATTGTAAGGTTTAttagatttcatttttactttgtcaTTAAGGAtaagaaatttcctttttaatttagaattcaATTTTACAttgtttagttgtttttttttttctttttttttttttattataatttttttttcaacgtttatttatttttcggacagagagagacagatcatgaacggaggaggggcagagagagagggagacacagaatcggaaacaggctccaggctctgagccatcagcccagagcctgacgcggggcttgaactcacggaccgcgagatcgtgacctggctgaagtcggacgcttaaccgactgcgccaccctggcgcccctacattgtttagtttttattgtaACTACCATCCAACCTAATGGCCTATTatctcatgattttcttttctatcaaTAAGGAACCTCTCTCCCAGACTACCAGTAATAATTCAGATGAGGAAGATTCTGGTGCAGGAGGATCTGTTATGACACCAGTGGACGTAGACCTGAACCTGGTTTCCAACATACTGGAATCCTATAGTTCCCAAGCTGGCCTGGCAGGACCTGCGTCCAACCTTTTACAAAGCATGGGAGTACAGCTGCCTGATAACACCGATCACAGACCCACAAGTAAGCCGATGCAAGATTAACCAGCACATCtcacctcttttttcttcttaaataaatattgagtCTGATTGTGCTCATTTGTAGTGTGGATGACTATCAGGTAACATAAAAGGTTTTGAAGTCAGcaggagagagaatatcaagttCCTGGACAGCCCCTGATTTACACACTCcatgtttagatttttaaatccatttatccACGTTActgatttactatttttattgccTGATTTTCTTTATTCAGATTTATCAAAGTACACAGGGGCAAACATAGCAAACAGGGTACCCAAATCTAGCTCACACTCCATTCAACAAACCATACAAAGGAATAGTATTGTATGCTAGCAGACACTCTggtgtgtatatttatgtgtgaATGTAGTGTCTAAGGATTAATAGAAGGTAGCTGGAACTTATAACATAGGTGCTTAAAATAGCCCaaagtttcttttcaaagttcttttcagGTGCCTGCTTCCCATGAAATGCAGCTATGAGGGAAGAATCAAGTGATGTAGTTGGTAGAGTGTGtttgtgagtgagtgtgtgtgtgtgtgtgtgtgtgtgtgtgtgtatgtgtgtgtgtgatgggagaGGTGGCCACATTGGTGGAGAACACCACCCAGTTTCTCTTTCATACATTCCTTGGCTTTTCTGAAGCCTGACCCTATCTGAGACTGTATAGTCCATTTCTATACATTTGCCTTTCCCCTCCCTGAGAAAAAGGAGCTAATAGAAAAGAAGTACTTAAGGAAAACTTCATCTCTACTTTGGCTTAACTTTGCTCCTCCCGACTACCTCAATGCCTACCTTATTTTAGTCACCACCAGTCTCAAATGACAGCTGAACTTACCATTTCATTTTTAGTTCTGTTATCACTGCCAAGGTCAAAATGCCTGAAGTAGGAAAAAGGACTCAGAAGCAGAAGGGGGAAATACATGTATCAGGGCAGATTCTGAGGTTGTCATCCTCTGTGAGGTAGACATAACCACATAAAGATGCAGGATGGATATTAATTATTGCAAAGCCCATTATCACAATGATGGGGGAAGTCTTCACATGGCTTGCCTCTTTTATGTGGAGTCTTCATGACTGCCCCAATGTTTCCACTGGCAATGGAATATTCAAGGGACAGAATCAGTGACAACACTAAGGAATACAGGTTGTGCCATGTGAATGGAATACACAACAAGAGTCACGGAAGctcagaaaaaggagagagagatttctgAAGATTGGAACCACAAAGACAATTTCAAGGTAGATTGGTAGGATTTAAACATACATAGAAAAAGGAGATGGTGTTCCACTGTCTTTACAGTTCACCAAAGGTATGCAAGCAGAAGACAGGTTTGTAGTAAGGTTCCTAAGAATTTTGGGGACTGGCATCTCACagagtatttcttaattttattgaataaatttgcTTTCATTGAGAATCTATTATGTCCTATGAAGTAGGCTAGGTACTTAACATAGCCTATCATATTTACTCTTTAGAAAATCCCTGCAAGAAATGTATTGCTACTGCctctttatagataaggaaaaaagGAGCTCTGGGTTAAGTCATTGGTGAACTGAAGGCCACAAAACTACTTAGTAACAGAGCCAATGTTTGCACTTGTACCTCATGGACCACTGAGCCCATTCTCCATaggaaaagtaaaactttaacGTGTAATAATTCATATCACTGATGAGCAACTCTAACTGTAAAGAAGCTagtttaaaacattgtttttcagggtgcctgagtagcttagttggttaagcatcagattttggatcaggtcacgatatcgcagTTCTTGGGCTCAAACcccgtgtcagctctgtgctgacatcttggagcctggagcctgcttcagattccgtgtcttcctctttgtctgcccctcccctgctcattctctgtctctgtctctcaaaaataaataaacagtaaaaaacttAAAACGTTTTTCGCAAAAAGCAGaaccagacctataaatacagggaacaaactgatggtttgcCAGAGGGaaatgtggtgggggggggggggtgggagggatgcgAAAACTGAGGGAAGAGGCgtgggagatacaagcttccacTTATGGAATGAGTAATCATGGAAATAAAGGGCACGACATAGGGACTATAGTCATTGATATTATAATAGCCTTGAACAGTGACAGATGCtgtacttgtggtgagcacagcataatgtacagAGAAGTAGactcaccatgttgtacacctgcaaaTAATGCGACCCTGGATATCAACAACATtcaaatcaaaagaaattataaaatttattctacatggattaaaaacaatcacttgtttttaaaaacttcttttggTCATAATAATCTTTAATGTACCACTGAAAAAAGCAAGTAACGGGTCTGCAAGGATATTCAGCAAGGTGGTAACAGTGAATACTTCTACAGAGTGATGGATTATCATTTCATTACACTTTTATTTCAGATAATTCTCTCCTGTTATTATTATGTTACTAAA
Encoded proteins:
- the LOC115514042 gene encoding protein ecdysoneless homolog, producing the protein MAQMDQELANTSIGKSFTTQKQMEPLSQTTSNNSDEEDSGAGGSVMTPVDVDLNLVSNILESYSSQAGLAGPASNLLQSMGVQLPDNTDHRPTSKPMQD